The Narcine bancroftii isolate sNarBan1 chromosome 8, sNarBan1.hap1, whole genome shotgun sequence region GGATCCCTCTGTGGGCCCTTCATCTCCTGACACTCGGCCAGAGACCATGCTGTGTCTCCTCCCCAGGTCATCTTGGTTGACCCTTGTTCATTCTCGGCAGGTCAGACCTCCATCGATGGGGCCTCTCTGGCCTGGACTTGGCATCGTCATCTTGGACTCCACGAGGCAGGCTTGATCAGGAGCCGACCGTTCCTCCTACCTTGCTGGCTGTCTTTGCTTGACTGGTGCTCTTCTTCTCCATTGTAGCAAggtagggttttttttctcacttcTTTGACTTTTGAACCGTTTTTTATTCTTCTGGTCCGGGAGTCTGGGGGGGGTCGATGTCTTACTGCTTTGCTCCTCGTCACATGACGCCAAAAGCTTACTtttcaatttgaaatttgcaTACAGAGTTTGTGAACTCTGAAAGTGTTTTAAGAAAACTCAAGGGCAATCTCCAGGTCAAGATTCGGTAAAGAGCTGCGGTACATTCACGTTTTCTCCAATGAGAATCTTCCTCTTTTCTCTCACAATCCAAAAACACAATTCTGACAAACCAACAAGCCCTCTAACAGTTATTTCTAACCAGCCTTTCCAGGAGAAAATCCACCGTTACTTTTTCAGAATACCAATGATTGTTATTAAATGTattttccagcattatttctgaAATAGTTTGAATTCATTTCTCACAGAATAATAAATTAGGCAAAGAGTCTAAAATAAATAAACTTAACATGATCTATTGACAAATTGAATACTTCCTTCACATCATTCACTACTCAAATTTGAGGTAAAGTATTTATGTATGGATATTATTGAATAATGCTTTCAAATATCAATCTACAGAATAGTCAAAATTCATGTTCTCAAAATAACAAGTTGACACAGTACTCATTGAAAATCTTTCAACTCTGGATCACTTGGCTTATATTTCTTGGTTAGTTCAACTATCATTttaactacattttaaaaataaataacagaTAAAATTATTGTGGATTGTAAGGGTACATTTATAGTTCTCCATGAACTATCTAGAAACAAAAATATGAAAGGAACAATATAATCCAATATACATCCATAACAGTTTATAGATAGATTTAAAAATTGTTAAGCATCTtaagagaaaaaataaaacattatggAACTTACAGTCTCATTTCTGATGGATGGGTATCATCATCTTCTCCTATTACAATTATTCCTTTGAGTTTTACATTGCCTGTGAAACTGAATCAAAATAATTTATGATTATGAATTTGAACATACCAGTCAATCTCAGCCTGTATTCTACCCTGTTTAGGTCATCCATAAATCTTTGAAATAAATGTGCACATTTAAAAGAAACCTCAGATCTGACATTTTTGCAATGGGTGTATTTTGCACATTGAGGGGGCCATAATGACAccacacctctactttctaagaaatcTGGAGAGATGTCATCAAATACTTCAATGAATTTCAACATATACACTGTGAAAAGTACatcgactggttgcatcatggcccaATAGGGAAATTCGAGTGCCCAGGATCTCAGAAGAAAGTGGCAAACTTAGCCAAatccatcatgggcaccaaccTCGCATCCAACAGACACCTTTGTGAGATGTTGGCTCAAGAAGACAACCAACATCTGAAAAGTTCCTTATCACCCAGGTTACATTTTCTCCTCTTTGCTACCTTCAGGTCTGGCACCTCCAAGTTCAgcaacatttttttcccactcaaGCTCCTGAACCTTCCTAAACTACACTTGGATCAACAAAGAATTTATCGGTACTCTGCATTATTGAAACGCCACTTTTTTATCTTGAACTAATTGTAACTGTGAAGatttatttatctatcattttatctttattatctctttttctgtcttagcATATTGTGGTAGTTTAATTACACTATTGTATGTGGTGCATCTTAtatacctgtttggttgcagaatGAAACTGTGTAACTATAAGCATCTATACATATATAATGACAAACTTTCATCTCATCTACATGCTCTTCATGTGTTAACCTCCAATAGTTTTCAgagatttttttcaaacttttcctccaGCTTATTAGACAGTCTAATTTCACCTTTTCTTTCTCCTGTTCACCGTTGTACTGCACTATAAAATGTTTACAGATGATTTTTGATATGAGGACTATGTGTCAAAGACAGTACAATAATGCTTTCTGCATTATAATAATGAACAAATCTAAAAAAATATCTTGTCACTGAATTAGCTCCTAGTGAAACTTGAAATATCaattattctttttctcccactaatgatGCCTGACCGacttgagttcctcctgcaggttGTTTGGACATAAATGCaagtgtgtctgtttctcatGTTAACTTCTACATCATAGGAATATTATTGTAAGATTATTGAAACCTGAGAGTGGGAAGAATTCAGATTCACAAACCTGTAGCATCAAAAAGGGGAAAATACACAATAAAAGGTattaaaatttgattttttttctttaaaattaactGAAGGGAGAGATTCAATACATCTTCAAAGTTATGATTAGAACTTagaaaacaatgaatttttttttctattaaatTGGCAGAAAACTAACAACATCATCACGTTAATTTGCACAAATTTGGTAACTTTCAAATACTTACTAAAATGTGTTAAATTATATTTGTGTACTTACTTCTCAATGAGTATAATGCTCATAAGAATATGAATTTTATGGTACTTACGGAATATTAAACAGcagttcttcatcatcttcacttTCTACATACTGCAACAGAAAAGTTTCAAACTGTATCAAGTGTTGAAAAGATTTCCTTCATTTCCTTGTACTCTATGATATTCTGTATATTTGGACAAGAAACACATTCAATCAGTTAAGCAATGGTTAGAAAATTTATGACTTCGATCTCAGCAAAACTGAAgtcaatataaaaaaaacttgttaAGTACTtgtttttatttactttttcccTTTCAAGACCAATTTTCATTCTGAAACACAATTGCAGTCTACCATTGATTTTTAGATGACGGCACTCATAACCCACTCCTTTGACCTTGCAATCTCAATTAGCCTTATTACTCTCACCATTACCTCACATCAGAGAAAGGTCAATCTCTGATCAATTCCTTGCATGGCTCTCCATTCACAAACACTTTACAttccaaatcccaactctttcTTCATTTATCCTTGGAAAAAAAGTGACTTTTCCAAATTAACTTCTATTCTCACTTTAAAAATCTCCAAAGTTAActtaaaatgttaactctgttcccTTTCCCACATATGGGGCTTGAACTGATGagtatttctaacattttctgtttttaatatcAGATTTTTAGCATcaactttttattattattttgggTAATAAGTGGCCTTGCTGTTACGAGCTGCTGAACCAGCTGCAACAGAAATTCaaaacaatggttacttaaacaaaaaggtCTTTAATGTTCTTCAAACATAACAATATCAatatttaacattactattaactcaacccccttctaattctaagtgcacgtgtatgtaatatgtacgTGTTaaagaaagttctttgtttcactgtccaatcgttcacttttcatttctccaagttcactggtatcaggctatttccatactgtgcacagaatttaacatttatgatcttcatcaGGCTCTGATGCTTTAACTTTGTTGGAGTcaaagagagatatttgttgtttgttggacacacacataaactgatctcctttaatcagccacttcagtgtcttgtcaaagaaacttgcctcctcttgggttttccaaaagataacctcttcttccaggttaccacagagttcttctttttcccctatttcaggacaCCTGGACACCTAAATCCTCACAATCTATACCTTTTtaaaagatatattttatcataaatttattaacttattccataaTATTGCTTTCATTATGATACATCTGCAACAACTATTCTGCTCAGTTCATCCTCACCTCCACTTCTGAAGCCTCAGTTACATGTACAACCATTAATCTTTTTCACACGGGGCATGCCAACAGGTGCATCCTTTTTCTCACTAGCTTGTCTGAAGAAATGGATACTAGATCATTGATTGAGGTTGCTCACTGCAAAGTACTATCAGGCCCTGATTGGTCTGCCTCAACAGGTCACTTGGAAGGCAAAAATAATCCTGGCTAAATCTTACTAATGCAAACTGCCTTATTAAtcctacctcctgcctttgctgcCATCCCCACTGTGTGACGAGCTCAGAGACTTCTTTCAACCAGCTGGCTCTGCTCATTCCTTTCCCTTAGACAAAACACTTTTACTTTTTCTACTGCATCAATCCCAATTCTGTTCTTCCCGTCTCCCCTCAAGCCCACAGTTCACTTTGCCCATGAAACTCTCAACTGCTTTGAACCTACTCCCATTAAATTGCTGATATAGTTATTTATTGCTATTttattttttaccccctccataaatcttcgtccgcgaagccaagccaaagaaaagaagatttttTACTATGTAATAATGGTAAGGCCAACATTATTGACCACCTATTATTGTCCTTGAGAAGGTTTTTGTGAATTGACCCCTTGATTTGCAGAAGTCCTGCTGGTAAAGGGATTTGCTCACTGATTTAGGGGCCAGGCTTTCCAGGGTTGAGACTTTGTGATAATGAAGAAACAGCTTCGGTATACATTTCTATTTCAGGAAGGTTTTTCTCCTACATAAAATTCTCAGAATTGTTTTTTGCAAAAATGATCGTTTTAAgttatgttaggtctgctttgttcatgaatgagtgagacaaacaccagactgagtcgaaatcagggttctttgttctttattaccggattgtaacacttgcgactaaccatgttagacggagaatgcattctgccgttatcagcaaaatggtgattttttatacccttggatatgtgcttagaacatcatcatatcattacttgtccaatgactaaaactgttgctatcctttccctgctagcttcctgcctctcaatccatcaatgtctctcttatcttgtaagtacaaggatgcattcacatcttgttacagccctgcacattcccatctcatgatgttttaccttacagttacAAATGAGTACAATTAACAACACAATTATATTTTTATCTCGTCTCTTACTGCAGCAAAACCATTGCATGTGGTGGCATTCCTATATCCCTGACATCCTTGTCCTTTTTGACACCAGAGGTTGGAAGATGCCTCCTAGAGTAACATAGTCAAGCACTACAAAATGCATATATTGCAGCCAGTGTTTTGGATGGTGTCAGGTGTCTTGTGTGCTGTGGGGCAACAACACTCATGCAGACAAGTTGTGTGAGCTCCATTACACCCCTTATGTGCGACTTGTACGATGCAGAAATTTCTAGAGGAATTTGCCACATGCAAAGTTATCACAAGGGACTTCCCTCAACTACCTGTTTCAACCGGCCACTGAGTTAATCCTCAAGTTGAAGACCATGCGCTGAAATATTGTTCATCAAAAGGTACAATGGATGGAATCTTCACCATTTGATGATAcaagaaaaatgaagggagaaCATCAACCAGACATGGCTTTCCTTGATCTTTCAAATGCCTTGGACACTGTCAATTGGGGGGCAGTTGGAAATGAGGAGGATGGGTTTCAAATTTTGATGCCCTTAGAAATTTGTCTTAATTCTACAACTGGTACATAATGAGATGTTTGCTAAGCTCCAAACCAACAAGCTTAATGCAAATCCACACCCTGAGTTGGGACAAAGAAGTCAGTGTCATCATTCCAACCTTCTTCTTGAATCATTCTTACCAAAACATTGTAAACCATCTCCAACAACTTCCCTCTGTATTTGGAAAATACTTCAGGATAAATGgcaaattcttcagtctttctcatttcctttctAGAACTAAAGTCCTTACATTGGTTTGGTGTTAAATTTCATTTGACAATGTGCCTGGTATTTCTATCATAAAAGATGTCATAAAAGACATGCAGTGGGGTTTTTCTCCTACATAAAATTCTCAGTATTGTAGTTTGCAAAAATTAGTTTTAAGTTACCAATGAGTGGCTTTAACAGCACAATTATATTTTTATCTCATCTCTTAATGCAGCAGAACCATTAAAGCAttatgtctctttggcttggctttgcggacgaagatttatggaggggtaatgtccacgtcagctgcaggctcgtttgtggctgacaagtctgatgtgggacaggcagacacggttgcagtggttgcaagggaaaattggttggttggggttgggtgtttggtttttcctcctttgtcttttgtcagtgaggtggatatTATGTAGTTAGTTGACAATCCATTAATATGGATAGTCATGTGTTTGAGTAACAACTCTGCAGGATTTACATCTCATTGTTTGCAGAAGCTGATTCTAGAAATCACAATATGAATAAAACATATGGACTGAATAGAGCCTTGGTTTAAAACTGTATATGGCATTTGCATAGAATATACTAATTCTTATAGTGTACATATTTGCAGCATCACCGTCTGAGAAATATGTTCTCAGACAATATAGCTAGATCTATCAAAATCAGTCAATTCTCTAATGCTAATGGGAAGTGGTTGGAAATATCATCTTTTCtcaaagcagaagaaaagttATTTTCAATGTTAACCATGAACTACCAGTGAAATCCAGTGATTTAGATGGATCCCTTGCTTTTTCCTACTACCAAGTTTAACAGCACAATTATATTTTAATCTCGTCTCTCCCTGCAACAAAACCATTGCCAGTGGTGGCATTCCTCTATCCCTGACATCCTTGTCCTTTTTGACACCAGAGGTCAAAGGGTTGGCAGGGTTGAGGGCAAGTTTCCCATTTGCCCTCAATTTTTGACGCCAACTGAATTTTAATCCTAAAATGGTATGAAGGCAGATCACGGGCCTTTCGACCCAGCATGACTGCAATGATCACgtctaaactaatcccatctcccAGCTCGTGGACCATATCCAGATGTGTGTCCAGATGCCCCTTAAATGTTGCTGACAGAACTGCTTTGACAGCATGGTCCAAGTGCCTACCTTTCTGTACAAAAATCACCTCTCCTTTCAACTTAACTTCTCTCACCATTCCCTCTGGTGAAATTTCCATCCTGGGAAAAGGATTCTGCCCATCTGCCTCTCACACGTGCATCAGGCCAACTCACTCGTGATTGCAGCTGGGCCCTCATTTTGCACAAATAAAGCGGTTTAATGTTGCCCCATTTACCGTAACGATCCTATGCTAAAACATTGCCACATGCACCAAGTGATCCCCAGTGTGCAGACTGATCCGGCTCAGCCTCCCATACCTTAGAGCGGTCCTGCCTCTCCTCCCAGGGTTTGAAGACCAATTTGCCAGAACCCTCTCTGGACTCGTTCAGACACTCCAACCTCTCGTGATCAATCTTCTTGTAGAGGCCATACTCCATACCCGTCTCGGCAGGATCCTGGTGCCCCTCACAGTGACAGCGGCCATGCCCGTGACCAGACATCTGCAGCGGCTCGGTCGCGCGGCCCATCAACGTCAGCAGCGTCATCACTGGCCGATCACGTGACACGCCCCGCGTGAACCGGAACCAGAACCGGGCCGCGACCCCCTCTCCCTCGGAAGGGAACTGCGATGCGGTCGGAAATCCAACGGTGAAGCCTTTTGTTTCAAGGGCATCATGGAAAGGATTTGGACGAAAGTTTTAGCAGCGAAGCGTCGAACCCTTGAATTAAgtgagggacccccccccccccccatgaacggACGCTACCTCTCTCTCTTGCCCCTGTATGACGATGACCGAGTGCGGGGTGGGAATGGGGGCTGTGCAGAAACGGGCCAATCCATCCCCCTCGAAACCAACGCTGCAACGTCTCCTCACTCTGGTCGTTTTCGTTCCGCTCGAGATACCCAAACGTGGCAATAGTTAAACTTGATGGGGGCtttctatgggggggggggtggggggtcccgGTACTTTGAGGCGAAAAAAATGCTCTTCAATCCTTCTAACACAGGCTTTAACCAGGGTCATCAGATTATTTAAATGGGCAAGGACTAAATTTTAAAAGAGAATATTACAACTATTGTAGCATGTTTGAaatgaatctttggcttggcttcgcggacgaagatttatggagggggtaaaagtccacgtcagctgcaggctcgtttgtggctgacaagtccgatgcgggacaggcggacacggttgcagcggttgcaggggaaaattggtgggttggggttgggtgttgggtttttcctcctttgtctgcgtatacagagccattgtcatacccacactcctgttcggctccgaatcatgggtcctctaccggcatcacctacggctcctagaacgctttcaccagcgttgtctccgctccatcctcaacattcattggagcgacttcatccccaacatcgaagtactcgagatggcagaggccaacagcatcgaatctacactgttgaagatccaactgcgctgggtaggttatgtctccagaatggaggaccatcgccttcccaagatcgtgttatatggcgagctctccactggccatcgtgtcagaggtgcaccaaagaagaggtacaaggactgcctaaagaaatctcttggtgcctgccacatggaccaccaccagtgggctgatatcgcctcaaaccatgcatcttggcgcctcacagttcggcgggcagcaacctcctttgaaatgaATAATGCAAgggaaatttaaggatatatttgattaaatattaaaatgttagCTCATTTTGCTGTTCATTCATGTCTTAGTTATCAAAATTAAACCACACTTTGTTTCTTTACACAGATTTGACGAACCATTAAATTTCGATGAATGTGCATTTCCAATGTGATGCTGGAGACAAAGCACATTGGTAAAATCCACACGTGTAAATACATACATTCTTTAAATTCAACAAATGGGCCAGACATAAACTAGTTTGTCAAGTTACGGGCAATTACAACGAGAAAATTGTAAATCAATTGTTCTACTAGTTTATttattacatttatttctttcttcAAATAATCCTCAAAGATTGAAATTTATATACATTATATAGCATTAAGGAAATTATAATTATACTAAATCTGTACAAGTATCTAGAATATTGAGGTGTAAAATCAATAACATTTTCTCTATTACAAAttctgcaaattaaaaaaaatgctattttGTAACACTTAAATTGAATGAATTGTAGTACAAACAAAATCATTTGTATTCTCAGGTAAAAACTAATTT contains the following coding sequences:
- the pithd1 gene encoding PITH domain-containing protein 1, with amino-acid sequence MTLLTLMGRATEPLQMSGHGHGRCHCEGHQDPAETGMEYGLYKKIDHERLECLNESREGSGKLVFKPWEERQDRSKYVESEDDEELLFNIPFTGNVKLKGIIVIGEDDDTHPSEMRLFKNIPHMSFDDTGREPDQVFKMNRDVTGELEYVTKVARFSSVYHLSIHIAKNFGAETSKIYYIGLRGEWSESHRHEVTLCTYEASANPMDHKTDLITPRTHFIA